DNA from Rhinatrema bivittatum chromosome 1, aRhiBiv1.1, whole genome shotgun sequence:
CTAGTGGCTTTGATAGGCTAATGGCAAAGATTTGTGGCCACTCCCCCTTTATGGCTGAGGATGAGGTCATGAAGGGGATGTACCCTCTGACTCTGACAGCcgaggactggtctagcaggactcaaggacaGAAAACTTTTAGGTAAGAACAATTTTACAGTTTTTCCTAAACCTGATGAGGCAGACCTCAAGTTGGCAAGAGCAACTTCCTCATACACAATAACTCCTTTTCTAGTCCCAAGGACAGATATGGTCCTTCAGGGCAGGGTTACTGGTTCTGATACCAGGCTTAATGCAAGGTTTCCATACCTTGCCTCAGACCAAATTACCACACCAaccagtggctcagtggcaggaCACTCACCTCCACCCCAGCATGCCCCCCAATTCAAACCcaacaattatatattttttaacttacactcCTCCAGACATTCCCCTTCCAGCTCCAGCCATCTTCCACTCTCTTCCCTGtccttgctctctctccttccttcttatAGGTTGAGCTCCCTCCCTCATCTCCATTTTTCTGCACCCTTGCCACATCTTTTTCTGTCTTGCCTTTATTTATTCCCCAACTCCCTCttggtgtggaggagtagcccagtggttagagcagtggaatGAGAGCCAGGAACGTGGAAGAATAGCCAGCACAAAACTACACCTAGTAGATTGATATCCAGCACACGTGACACTAGCACTATGAAGAACTATGAAAACGAAACCTACCAGGGTACCAACTAGTACGGATGACATCATACTTAACGAAAGTTAACTGGACTTATTCTCTGCAAGTAATAACAAGAGGCTTCTGTCCATAGTAACCAGGCAcgtacatacatgcataaatttaaTGATTGGTCATAAGGTAAGAGGCGGGCATATgcagacacctgttgattggctgaaggtaaccCTTAAATTACTGTACACACCCattagatcaggggtcgggaacccatggctcgcgagccagatatggctcttttgagggctgcatctggctcgcagacaagtgtcgccatacttcgcggttccccgctgacccagctgctccccggtcctccgccgcccgggcttaaaatgctgtcagcccgggcggaacgcggcaggacagctggagtcagcggcaccggcgtgctctcttctcctccccccccccccccgcggcccggaagaggaagtggagagcatcgggtgcctgcgcgggaagaagagaccacactagcgtggtctcttcttcagcgcaggcacccgatgctcaccacttcctcttccgggccgcggggggggaggagaagagagcacgccgactggagtcatccgggtgcctgcgcgggagccatcgggtgtcagccgggtgccagcgctggagtcatcgggtgcctgcgcgggaagacccgcgcaggcacgctagtgtagtgtccgacgggaagaagactgcagcgcggctcggaggaaaatgaaaatcttcaaccgcggccgatgggactccgccttcgcctccgcgagggctgaaaatgaaggaggttagcgttgggaggtggctgctgctgccgcgagttcccggggagaagagagagagagtgaatgagcgagcaagcatgtgtgtttgagatcctgtgtgtgtgagtgagagattgcatgtatgtgaatgattgagagcctgtatatgtgaaagagagtatgtctgtgattgagagcctgcctgtgagagagagagcatgaatgtaagtttaccattgggaacctgtatgtgtaagtttgtaattgaaaacctgtttgtttgaaagagtatgtgtgtatgattgagatcctttgtgtgtgagagagatcatgtgtatgtatgattaagagcctgtgtgtataagtaagagagagatcatgtgtgtctgtgtctgattgacagctggtttaggtgatggagcatgtgagtatgtgattgagagcctgtgtttaaatgagagagagagaccatgtatgtctgtgtgtgattgagagctgatttaggtgagggagcatgtgagtatgtgattgagagcctgtgtgtaaatgagagaaagaggacatgtttgtaagcatgtgaatgagagtctgtgtgtgagagaaaaagacagcatgtatttatgtgattgaaagcctgtgtgtgtgtaagcgtgaaaagatagacagcatgtgtgtaaatgtgtaattaagagcctatataagtgagagagaaaaaacatttgtatatgtgagtgactgagagcatgtgtgtataggtgtgtcattgagagccagtgtgagagagagcgctggtatgtgactgagagaggagaaagttccaagcaaaccaccccacctcctgctaattcagaacaatctcaggacacctggatatcaaacgttcccaggtatgcagagcaaaaaaatttttgtatccttattatttttcattactggatctttgtgtctgctattttgaaatattttgttggtatctggaaatgttttatatgagtttttaattattggatattccactcatcagctgtttcgaaatatgttctttttgttagtacagttttactgctgatgattttatatttcttgatttgttttataaggatgtgtgatgtttcttttttcctttgttacactgcatacagagactctggcttgttgcagtttccaattcagtttttgtctgcatgctttttgttatgcgttttggtctctttattctatgttaggtgagggacagcacgtgattcaggtgaggttttctgctggcgtgtagtttctgtgtaggactctatagcagcctgacttggtccgttttcctaataggagatgtattggtgtcttaaggcctggtgtaatattttcagagacttattgtactttaaaagtgtgatcttacataaaatgcacacatttacttgtatttagttttaaacatattgtatggctctcatggaattacattttaaaatatgtggcgtttatggctctctcagccaaaaaggttcctgacccctgcattaGATCTTTGCGCAGGTTTGAGAGTACAACCCTTGCTTTGTATATCTTGCTGCTCCAAAGAAACCACGCATTTCTTTTATTAAAACTTCTCACTGATTAGATTACTCAAGCTGGTCTCTACTAGTCTTATTTAGTCCGAGGTTTTACAGACGTCAGGGCTCAAATTCTcacctccattgtctcaggtaaaAACAGATCATAAGGCATTTGGATATAGGAAAATACCAACAGGACCTAAATGTCATGTGCTTCGAAATGCCacagaaaggtggaatataaacaaaaatgATCAGTTATTGATGCTTCCCTCCTCATTTCattgcttttctctttttttcatccATGCTTATACTTTCCATCTGCCCTAAGTTCCTCTTCGTTTCAATCTCTTCAACATgttcctctcctttctcttcttgCCTTTATCTCCACTGTCGAGCAGTGTCAGGCACAGAATGTCAGGACACAGATTGCCCACACCTGGTCCCTGTGGCAGCTCCTACGGGTGGGACTACATAAGGAGCAGGCACTGGAACATTTCTACCCCTGCTGACTGCTAAATCTTTCATTGCATGTCAGAATCTGGGTCCACGAGATCAATGctaaggagagaggggagatgagagagaactTCAAATACATCAAAGACATAAATCATGCAAAGGAAACCTTTTATAGTGGAAAGGAAATTTTAGAACAAGGCGTTGCAGTATGAGGCTGAAGGGCAGAAACTCAGATTAACCacaaggaagtatttctttatggaaagacTAGTGGATACAAGGATGGgtagagatggtgaagacaaaaacagtaacagaatttaaTAAGGCCTGGGAAAGCAAAGAGAGGGATCTTAACAGAAGGGAGCAAATGATAAAGGCAgaggtttaggaggatggtgcGGTATTGTAGTATGTACTGAAAATGAGCAGGCTACATGGGCCTTGATGTCTTTgtcatcatattctctgtttccttgTTTTCAGTGTTTGCGTTCCTGAAAAATGAAACTGTTCAACTGGACGTCGGCAAGATGGAACACATTCATCCTGTTGTATGTATCATGCCAACGCTAAATCTTCAATGGATACGAGCATGAAGCAAGGCCTGGGATATCTCCTAGAGACTACTCTGGGACTTGTAGGGATTCATTGGAGAGGCCATGATGCTGACTATTGGACTCACGTGAAGCCATCCTTAGAACTGTTCTAACACAGACCTCATCCCATAGGATACACTGTGGACATCAGCATTCTGTGATAGGAAATAGACACTCTTCCTCTACCTCAGATTTCCCAGAAAGCTGGAAGTTCAACATTCCTATAGAGTTCCATGCTCTTGGTAATGTCTTAAAAATAATTTACTGTTCTTCTCAAGTCATGGTTCTCCAAGAATCGCCATTCCCAAACTGTTTTCTACATGGCCTCCATAGTTTTTGCTGGGCCCTTATCTTCCCTTGTTACTGGTTCCTGGACCGCTTCCTAGCATCTATAGTAGAGACCACAGTAGataagaagcagagagagaagcAGCGATGTTCCCTCTACCCTTTGAAGGTCTTCTGCAGTGGATTTGTCTTCTTGGTCCTCTTTGTCCTGTCCATGCCCATTGCCTTGCTTGGGTTTATCTTTTGGGTTCCTTTGCAGTTTTTCCGCAGGCCCTTTGATTATCAGCTGAACCCAACTTTTACAGCAAAGAAAGAGTGGTCAGCACAAGAGCAAAACAAGCCGTTCAGCTTCATTAGTGCAAATCTTTGTTTTCTGCCAGATGGGTTGGCGAGGTTTAGTAACCTCAGTCATACACAGAGGAGGTCTGTCATGGTAGGCAAGAATATTGTCCAGGGGGTCACCAGAACCACTAATCAGCTGTACATGGACATACCCACCACTGGCATTCTGAGTCACCAAAATCCTCACAACCCGATGTATGGTGCCACCAACCTGAACTCGCCAGAAGTGTGTCAGCTGGGGATGGATGCCAACTCGCATTATGGAGGAGCCATGCAACAAATGAACCTTCCTAGGAGGAGCAGTCAAGCTGACCCTTCATCAGTAACTATTGATATTGTAGAAATGCAACCAAAGAGTCACCACATCCAGGAGAAAGGAGTGGCATCAAGTCTGCCAGATCCCAGTAGCCCTTACAGGACAGCACAAAGTTCATATGATGTTCCTTGTCAGATCTCCTCGTCATTCCCTGCTGATGCAGATTTCATTTGCCTCCAAGAAGTCTTTGATAAGAGAGCAGCAGCCACTCTTCGCTCTATTCTCAGCCCATGCTTTGAACATATCCTGTATAATGTTGGTGTTTATGGAGTCTTAGGCTGCACCGATTTCAAGTTTTTTAACAGTGGACTTTTTCTGGCCAGTCGTTATCCGATCCTTGCAGCCCAGTATCGCTATTACCCCAATGGGTGTGGAGAAGATGCCTTGGCTGCCAAAGGAATACTCTGTGTGAAGGTAAAAGCGAGTGAatggtgcatcctcttccataGTGAATGCAGTGGGAGATGGGAGAGTGCTGAAAGCTCAGAAAGAAGGGCACTTTAGGCAGAATGAAAGCAAATGAATATTTCTAAACACTTAGGACATTTCATGTATACACATGTCCAACAattaggggcagatcttaaaacctgcgcgcgggcgcccgattttataacatgcgcgcgcaggggtaggtttttgggggttacgcgcgtatattacacgcgtaaccctttgaaaatctagcccGTAGTCTATATTTAAAGAAGCCTTTACATAAATTCACTGATTTTTCGAACCCTCAGCGCACTTCACATAACTGGCACTGTACTGAGTTACCTATGCCctgtcttcctcttcccc
Protein-coding regions in this window:
- the LOC115079721 gene encoding sphingomyelin phosphodiesterase 5-like, with protein sequence MVLQESPFPNCFLHGLHSFCWALIFPCYWFLDRFLASIVETTVDKKQREKQRCSLYPLKVFCSGFVFLVLFVLSMPIALLGFIFWVPLQFFRRPFDYQLNPTFTAKKEWSAQEQNKPFSFISANLCFLPDGLARFSNLSHTQRRSVMVGKNIVQGVTRTTNQLYMDIPTTGILSHQNPHNPMYGATNLNSPEVCQLGMDANSHYGGAMQQMNLPRRSSQADPSSVTIDIVEMQPKSHHIQEKGVASSLPDPSSPYRTAQSSYDVPCQISSSFPADADFICLQEVFDKRAAATLRSILSPCFEHILYNVGVYGVLGCTDFKFFNSGLFLASRYPILAAQYRYYPNGCGEDALAAKGILCVKVQLGEIQGQQLIGYLNCTHLHAPEADGHIRCAQLDFLIQWITEFQEMNTMSSDIVAFDVLCGDLNFDNCSADDDLEQNHRIFDVYKDPCREGPRKEKDWAIGTLLRPLILYDDVMVTPESMKRILEMEAHRTQYIAPPVNRDGSAGYPETGPPGPGRRIDYILYREETVSRTLITEIKEFSFITQLAGLTDHVPVGMQLFVSSAAGWD